TACAAAATCCTAATCGAAGGAGTTTCCAAGAAAAATAAAGACGAACTTTTCGGAAGAACTAGCCAAAACACGGTTGTTGTATTCCCAAAAAAGGATGCCGTTCCTGGCACCTATGTTAATGTTCACGTACACGATTGTACTGCGGCAACTTTAAAAGGAGAGTTGATTTAAAAATGACCCCTGACATCCAACAAATAAAACAGCGCTTTGGCATTATTGGGCACAACCCTTTGCTGAATAGAGCATTGGAAATTGCAAAACAGGTAGCTCCAACAGATATGTCTGTTTTAGTTACTGGGGAAAGCGGTTCGGGTAAGGAGGTAATGCCTCAAATTATCCATCAATTTTCGCATCGCAAACACAACCCCTACATTGCTGTTAACTGTGGAGCTATCCCAGAAGGCACAATAGATTCAGAGCTTTTTGGCCACGAAAAAGGATCCTTTACCGGAGCAACCGACTCTAGAAAAGGTTACTTCGAAGAAGCCAATGGAGGTTCTATTTTCTTGGATGAAGTGGCCGAACTGCCGCTACAAACTCAAGTACGTTTATTAAGAGTTTTAGAAACGGGTGAATACCTTAGAGTAGGTTCTTCGAAAGTGCATAAAACCGATGTTAGAATTATTGCAGCTACCAATGTTAATATGGAGCAAGCAGTAAAAAACGGGAGCTTTAGAGAGGATTTATTCTACCGTTTAAACTCGGTTCCAATAGAAATTCCGCCCTTGCGCAAACGAGGAGAAGACATCTATTTGTTATTTAGAAAATTTTCAGCTGACTTTGCTGACAAGTATAAAATGCCTCCGGTACAGCTTACCGAGGATGCCAAAGAAATTTTAATGCGCTACAGCTGGCCGGGAAATATAAGGCAACTTAAAAACGTTACAGAACAAATTTCTATCCTGGAACCCACCCGAGAAGTGGATAGCCAGACGATGACCAAATACCTTCCGCCGGCTTTTAAAAAGCAAGTTCCAGTAGTTTATAAAGACGAGAAAAAGAATCAAGAATCTTTTTCGGAAAGGGAAATACTCTATAAGGTTTTATTCGATCTAAAAAATGAGTTGAGCGAATTAAAACAGCTGGTTATGCGCGGCAACATGACGGGTAATCAGGATTATAGCGGAGCCGGAGCAGTAAGTTATTACGACAATAGCAGCTACGAAACTTCGGATCAGTTAAATCCACCGCCCCCACTGCAATTACCTCCAAAAAAGAGCGAGGATTTTGATATTCACGAGGAAGTGGAGGAAAATTACAGTATTGCAGAAACCGAAAAAGACCTGATTAAGAAAGCCCTGGCAAAGCATAATAACAAAAGAAAAAGTGCGGCCAAGGAGCTAGGAATTTCGGAGCGA
This genomic interval from Luteibaculum oceani contains the following:
- a CDS encoding sigma-54 interaction domain-containing protein, producing MTPDIQQIKQRFGIIGHNPLLNRALEIAKQVAPTDMSVLVTGESGSGKEVMPQIIHQFSHRKHNPYIAVNCGAIPEGTIDSELFGHEKGSFTGATDSRKGYFEEANGGSIFLDEVAELPLQTQVRLLRVLETGEYLRVGSSKVHKTDVRIIAATNVNMEQAVKNGSFREDLFYRLNSVPIEIPPLRKRGEDIYLLFRKFSADFADKYKMPPVQLTEDAKEILMRYSWPGNIRQLKNVTEQISILEPTREVDSQTMTKYLPPAFKKQVPVVYKDEKKNQESFSEREILYKVLFDLKNELSELKQLVMRGNMTGNQDYSGAGAVSYYDNSSYETSDQLNPPPPLQLPPKKSEDFDIHEEVEENYSIAETEKDLIKKALAKHNNKRKSAAKELGISERTLYRKIKEYDLN